Proteins from a genomic interval of Lycium ferocissimum isolate CSIRO_LF1 chromosome 2, AGI_CSIRO_Lferr_CH_V1, whole genome shotgun sequence:
- the LOC132032917 gene encoding uncharacterized protein LOC132032917, giving the protein MASNDSEFENGVVSVVCINDFLGDDELRAVVSRLDSDKDKEVFGLVCKRWLYIQSTERKKLCGRAGPHMLRKIAARFSRLNELGLSHSVNRCFYPGVTDSDLSVIATSFSSLRILNLRNCKGITDNGMAKIGPSLSSLQSLDVSYCSKLRDKGLSAVAEGCHELRTLHLVGCRFMSDSLLKALSKNCHNLEELGLQGCTNITDTGLCVLVEGCRKIKHLDINKCRKIGDIGVSAVSKACALLLSTLKLLDCCEVGDESILSLANNCKNLETLVIGGCRDISDESMKSLAVACSKSLRELRMDWCLNISDSSLDCILSGCRKLQVLDIGCCKDVTDAVFQQLESEKLILELKILKLSNCPKITVVGIKKLLKSCESLEYVDVRSCPHITKAGCKEAGLQFPKSCKVNFSGSLVGQIVEVYTS; this is encoded by the exons ATGGCATCCAACGATTCTGAGTTCGAAAACGGTGTCGTTAGTGTTGTATGCATAAACGACTTCCTGGGTGACGACGAGCTTCGGGCAGTTGTATCTAGGTTGGATAGCGACAAAGACAAAGAGGTATTCGGGCTGGTGTGCAAGCGATGGCTTTACATACAGAGTACAGAAAGGAAGAAACTTTGTGGTCGGGCCGGACCTCACATGCTGCGCAAGATAGCGGCCCGATTCAGTAGGTTGAATGAGCTTGGTCTATCTCACTCTGTGAATAGGTGTTTCTACCCTGGCGTTACTGATTCTGATCTTTCTGTTATTGCCACTTCCTTCTCTTCTTTAAGGATACTCAATCTTCGAAACTGTAAAG GCATAACTGACAATGGAATGGCTAAAATCGGACCCAGCCTCTCTTCTTTACAATCCCTAGATGTATCATACTGCAGTAAGCTGAGAGACAAGGGCTTGTCAGCTGTTGCTGAGGGGTGTCATGAGTTGAGAACCTTGCATCTTGTTGGCTGTAGATTCATGTCAGATTCATTATTGAAAGCTCTGTCCAAAAACTGCCACAATTTAGAAGAGCTGGGTTTGCAGGGATGCACCAATATTACTGATACAGGTTTATGTGTTCTCGTTGAAGGTTGCCGAAAGATAAAGCATTTAGATATTAACAAATGCAGAAAGATTGGTGACATCGGCGTATCTGCGGTGTCCAAAGCTTGCGCATTGCTACTTAGTACGTTGAAGCTGTTGGATTGCTGCGAAGTTGGCGATGAGTCCATCTTATCCTTGGCTAATAACTGCAAAAATCTTGAGACGCTTGTTATCGGTGGTTGCCGTGACATATCTGATGAGTCCATGAAGTCATTGGCTGTTGCTTGTAGTAAAAGTCTCAGGGAACTGAGGATGGATTGGTGTTTGAATATTTCCGACTCTTCATTGGATTGTATACTTTCAGGATGCAGAAAGCTTCAAGTTCTTGATATTGGATGCTGCAAGGACGTCACTGATGCTGTATTTCAACAATTAGAAAgtgaaaagttaattttggaattgaaaattttgaagctGAGTAACTGCCCAAAGATCACAGTTGTAGGAATTAAGAAGCTTTTGAAGTCATGTGAATCTCTAGAGTATGTAGATGTGCGGTCGTGCCCTCATATCACGAAAGCAGGGTGTAAGGAGGCTGGACTCCAGTTTCCTAAATCTTGTAAAGTTAACTTTTCTGGGAGCTTGGTTGGTCAAATAGTTGAAGTATACACAAGCTGA
- the LOC132032932 gene encoding GEM-like protein 6 — protein sequence MTNLLTDNVIAIPINAETFSFQRQPKRLMLHPVCQDHVSSNTKQRNSVICKMNKLGERMDCLAQGIREHVRLSPKLTETVKGKLSLGAKILQVGGLERIFKKLFSVKDDEKLLKVSQCYLSTTSGPMAGLLFLSTDKVAFCSERSVKISSPTGKLLRICYKVMIPMSKIYKAKESENIRKPSRKYIQIVTEDNFEFWFMGFLNHQKTLNYLHQAISGSQAC from the exons ATGACGAACCTATTGACAGATAATGTGATTGCAATTCCCATTAATGCAGAGACATTCTCATTTCAAAGGCAGCCAAAAAGACTTATGTTACATCCTGTTTGTCAAGACCATGTTTCTTCTAATACAAAGCAAA GAAATTCAGTTATCTGCAAGATGAACaaacttggagaaaggatggaTTGTCTTGCACAAGGCATCCGTGAACATG TGAGGCTAAGCCCAAAGCTGACAGAAACTGTGAAGGGTAAATTGAGCCTTGGTGCGAAAATTCTTCAAGTAGGAGGATTggagagaattttcaagaagttgTTTAGCGTTAAAGATGATGAAAAGCTACTCAAGGTTTCTCAATGCTATTTATCAACTACATCAGGACCAATGGCAGGCCTTCTCTTCCTATCTACAGATAAGGTAGCATTCTGCAGTGAGAGATCAGTAAAGATTTCATCTCCAACTGGAAAGTTGCTTAGAATCTGTTACAAG GTTATGATCCCAATGAGCAAGATATATAAAGCCAAAGAGAGCGAGAATATCCGAAAGCCATCACGGAAGTACATTCAGATAGTCACAGAGGACAATTTTGAGTTCTGGTTTATGGGATTCCTCAATCATCAAAAGACATTGAATTATCTCCACCAGGCTATCTCAGGATCTCAAGCATGCTAa